A region of the Cryptococcus neoformans var. neoformans B-3501A chromosome 6, whole genome shotgun sequence genome:
aaagaggagagtggggCAGAAAGGTTGCTCTTGTTGCTTGTAAGTTGCTGTTTATTGCTGCGCTACGTACTGACACTTGTACAGGTGACTTGATAGCAGCTCTAACATGGCCTATCGATGTCGCACAAGAGCTcaaagagattgaagatgaaggtccAGTCGTTACAGATTATGCCTCCCTGCTTCGTGCTCAATTGGAATACAAGGCTCTTTTCCTTAAAACTACAAAACCTCTCAAATCAATTCTGTCTCTTATGGTGCCATGTCTGGCGAAACCCAGAAAGTATGTTCAAGTTGCTCAAATCAAATATGGGACTAACTTGAACAATGGCAGAGACGAGAAGGACTCGCGTATCATTTCATTAGGACTGCATGTGGTCCGAAATCTTCTTGCAATCAAGGATGCAGTGGCTGAAGGTACAGCTACTGGTGAGAAAGAGGAGTTCGCCCATCTTCAAGTAAGTTGCTAGATATCCCACTTCCCCGTTGTCGCAAGACTAATATGCTGTAGTCCGATCTCATAACCCAACTCGATTCCCTTACATATCTCCAGCTTTTCCTTACTTTGGCTTCATGTGCGGATAAGACAGACCTTAACCCGTTCAATGTCATCGTACTTGATATCTTACATCTTATCTTCCGAGGTATCAAGCCGTCTGAGCTTGTACAGGATCAGAAAAGAGTGAGTTTGTAATTCGCGCAATTGTCATACATGCCTGACTGCTCTACAGGTACCAATAGATAGTCTTGCCAAGCtcttggagaaggaaaagaaacaaaAAGCACTCAATTCCAGAGTAGGCAGCACACGGCATTCCAGGTTTGGAACGACTATCACAGTCAAGACGGTATgccctcatcttcgtcggcACTATTGATACTGACACAGTGAAGGCCGAGCAGAGAGTCGTTCTACATCGACAGACCGCTATCATCGAAAATCCCGGCAAGATTTTGGATATGACtaaaaggaagaaggcggtcGTGGCCAAGAGGATGGACGATTTGACGGTGTTTGTTAACCTCAGCTCGGATGCGATGGTGATTCTGCAAAGTTTTTCAAAGGCTTTCTTGGAGATCTGCTATAACAGTATGTTTGTTCCTTCTGTTCCTGTATGAAGAAGTAATCCTCATCCATGACCCAAGCGTTCATCGAATCGATCTTGCGAGATATCCGTATGGAACGAACGAAAATTCGACCATCTGACAACATCCGAGTCTTCTACCTCTCCAGCTTCTTTATCGAAtacctccttctccttcgaCATAAGCTTCTCCAGAAAGGTGGCTCTCGACGACTGGAAGAGTTGCCTTTGGGGTTGGTGGCGCAAATTGCGGAGATGGACTCAGTTAAATGGCTATTTGCGAGGTTGAGAATATGTTGGGATGATAAACCAAAGGCTTGGACAGAGTTGCAGGCTTGTATTGAATGTTTCACTCAAATCGTATGTTTTCTATTACCATCTCGTATCTCTGGCTAATCAGTTATGCAATAGTTGCTTCTGATCGACGACATGTCGACGTCAacgaatgaagaagatgttgaggTCGCAGAGATTCTCCAACACCAGCTGTACTACAATTACGATATCCTCGATTCTGCACTTGCTGTTGTCCGAGAATATAAGAACCAATCCATCGCGTAAGCTCCTTATTTGACTTGCCATACCATGGGTTTCTCTAATGAAAGAACATAGCTACCTCGATTCTATCATCCACTTTGCCTACGTGCTTCTCCGAATGCTCGAAAAGTATTCCAAGACAAAAGCTTTCATGTTCATCCGTAAACGCAAAAACACGCACAAGAAACGTAAAGAACGGCAAGCCGCTTCGCAAGCCAACGCTGATCGGGAGCAACGCAAGATTCCGGAAGAGTACGGGGatgagggggaggaggcgtTCGCCCCGGATGAGGATGCGCCAAGTTATGCTGAACATGCTTTTACTTTCCAGTCTTTCGAGAAGGTGCGTAGCTTTTTCGAAGGTGATCGTTGGGAAGTGAGACTTATGGATTTGCGCTGGGCAGAGATTTGCCCAAGAAGCGGTGGTCAATACTCTCCTTACTTACCTCGAACGGTTCTTGGAATTTGATGGTCCAGAACCTATGAAAAGAGTAGTTGGTCTGATGCACAGACAGGTAATCAAAGCTCATGCCGAGGGTTTGTACTTCAAGGTCagtccttcatcttctcctttccttttttcccaATCTGATTAAGAATCGTCCCAGGTGTCGAcactcatcatcttccgccGTATCCTGGACAAACAGCACGTCCTTCCCGCagccccttcttctcgagacCTCATCACACTCATAACGTACATTTTGCGCAAATTCTTCAAGCATGTCGAGAAAGAACCGTTTACGCTGGTCGAAGCGTTGAGCAGCAAGTCGAGAGGTAAATGGAAGACTGTGGGTGGCggcagtgatgatgatgacgatgagatgGCTGGACAGAGGGGAAGGATCAAAGAAAAGGTGGGTTACAACCTCGTTAATAATACAGTGGAACTGTAAGCTGATGGGTGGATGAATAGATGGGACCTGTAGAACTGCAGTTTATTAAGAAACACAAATTTAGTTGGTCTCAACAGATGTCGATCGCTTTTGCCATTATTTGGGGCGACGGCCACGGCTATCTCATTAAGTGGATCGTCGAAGTTTTGGAGCAAGTCTTGGCGGCCAAACAGGAGATTGTGTTGACCACTGACGGAGGAATtaatggagatgaggacgaggaagatgaagatgggaatgCGAGAGTGAGGAGATTTGGGAGACCGAGTGATGAGGCAATCAGCAAGTTCACCCAATTTGGTATGTCCATTCATTTTCAGAATCTCTTGACCACTGTTAAGCAATGAGCAGACCTTCAACCTGAGGAGAGCGAACAGATTACGGCTGTCACCTCAAACCCCCATTTCCGACTTATGCTCAAACTTCTCTCTTTCGATttaccaccacctcctATGGAACTcgattttgaagaagacgtcTCCTCCGAAGAGCTTGCACTCGCCCGAGAAAAGTCGGACTCTGCATGGTTTCTTCCCGCCAACGTGTTGCCTTCCGACATTGAAGCCAGTATTGGTGCTTTAAAGCAATACATGGAGGAGCCTCCAACACTTGACGATGATCCCAAGAAACTCCTCCGACGAAAAGCCCGCGCAACAAGACGAAGACGGCGTTCGCCCTCTGTTGAATCGTACGATTCTGAGACGGGTGAGGTACGCCCTGGTCATCAGCACAAGAAGAATCCGCGTCAGAAACGAGCCAAGAAGGCGGTGGAGACTCAGAACTACAAGTCTGCTGCGTTTATCGAGGATTCGGACGACGAGGATCCTGAAGCGACACGACGGTTCTTTGAGAACGAGGAGAGgctgagaagagagatggatgagctTGCTGCTCAAGGAGGGCATCCCATGATGGAACGAGGGGTGAAAAGAAaacgagggaagaagaacgggAAAGGAGCTATTTCGGACaccccccctccttctcagaGAGGAAATGATCGTGAGACATAAGGTCCCACCGGAAGTACTCACAAGCAATATATATCAGATTATGTATACGCACTGTATAAATAAATGGCAAGAGGTTCGGCGATCGACTTGCGCGCGCgcttattattattttacgacggagatgatggtggtgacAAAATGTGAAGACCACAGTACAGTACAGTACGTATAAATAAGTAACTCGTACAGCGCTAATACAATGGACTATTCTGCACAGAAAACGTATGTCTGTACCTAAAAGTTACATACCGCAGATTCATGACGGTATGTGGAGAGGTGCctctatcctcctcatcagcACGCACGACCGAGGAGCCAGCTGCAGGTTCGTTGGAAAACCGGGAGGTGAATTGCTTCTTGCTGTCATTATTGGTgtttccctcctcgccctccgcTTATCGATAAGCACAATGCACAAGCCCCTGCGTGAGATGAAAAGAGGCAGATGGTGAACCTTTTGAACAGACTTTTTGCCGAAAAGGTAGTAGCACTGCAGCCGGGGAAACAGCAGCAGATCATTGGGGGCTAAATTAATTATACACCATGCATGCCGCACTCGGTCGGACACGCGACGTATGATGCGACTTTGTGGAGATTCCCATTTGTCCCGATCCATGTACGTTCATGATAGATAGTTAAAAAGTTTCCGTTATCTTTATCTCAACCATGTGAACCTTGCATGAAGTGTCTCGTTATCCTCCCCACAAGCACTTATTTACTTAGACAGCGAACATTATGCCCAGCACCTTTCCTTACCGTGTTTCTCCTTGTCATATGAACAAGCTGCCCACCCACCAGCCTCAGGTCGATCAGGTTACCCCGCCTGATCTCTATCTAATTACTTAATAATTAATTTCCCAATCATTTCCCAACTAGTTAAATAAACTTAAGTTATAAGGCGTGGGGGCGTGTGAAGTACTCGTACGGTCTATATGTACCTCGATCCTCGTATAGCTCAGGCACTAGTGGAGGCCCATTCTTTAAAATCGGAAGCGGAGCGCCGTCATACGTCGGGTCGTTGTTGGGTATTCCGTCTGGTGGGAAATTTCTTTCTGATATCTACTATATATTTGCCCTCCCACGACTTCAAGCTCCCCAAACCGAACCAACCATCCCACAGTTTCAAAAACAGATATAAAAAAAATGAGTTACATCAAAAATGACGCCCTCGAGGAGAGTCATCAGCAAGGCGACTTTTCGCCGACGctcgatgaagatgccGCTGATCTTGTACGTTCTCCGGCGCCTTGGCTTCAAAAACCGACTAATGACAGTTTCCATAGGCCAAGATGGGCTATAAGGCTTCCCTCGCCCGGCGATGGGGTATGCTCGAATCCTTCGCTGCTTCTTTCTGTGCCATGTCTGcccattcctcttcttgattAAATCTAACCGATCGCTGACTCATGTTTGGACTTCTAGGAACTTTATCGCCTGTGCGAGGTCGTTTATCTTCCTCGGTATTGACGCCGGTGGTCCCGCTGCTGTTTGGTAAATATTGCCCTATAAGTGAACAAAACAACAATCGCAGCCGAAAACGACAATCGGGAGTTTCCTACCGCGCTCGCTGAG
Encoded here:
- a CDS encoding hypothetical protein (HMMPfam hit to TIMELESS, Timeless protein, score: 12.3, E(): 4.2e-09) → MELPDSPPPLDAPSPPHFLDAPQDRWNVFYPAVQTLVNALGGYEEVESPPDSGIFETVYRPGDSVLGVLKDLKKLWRKDDEDDERTVARCMYRAELMKELVAIVVECAERGEWGRKVALVACDLIAALTWPIDVAQELKEIEDEGPVVTDYASLLRAQLEYKALFLKTTKPLKSILSLMVPCLAKPRKDEKDSRIISLGLHVVRNLLAIKDAVAEGTATGEKEEFAHLQSDLITQLDSLTYLQLFLTLASCADKTDLNPFNVIVLDILHLIFRGIKPSELVQDQKRVPIDSLAKLLEKEKKQKALNSRVGSTRHSRFGTTITVKTAEQRVVLHRQTAIIENPGKILDMTKRKKAVVAKRMDDLTVFVNLSSDAMVILQSFSKAFLEICYNTFIESILRDIRMERTKIRPSDNIRVFYLSSFFIEYLLLLRHKLLQKGGSRRLEELPLGLVAQIAEMDSVKWLFARLRICWDDKPKAWTELQACIECFTQILLLIDDMSTSTNEEDVEVAEILQHQLYYNYDILDSALAVVREYKNQSIAYLDSIIHFAYVLLRMLEKYSKTKAFMFIRKRKNTHKKRKERQAASQANADREQRKIPEEYGDEGEEAFAPDEDAPSYAEHAFTFQSFEKRFAQEAVVNTLLTYLERFLEFDGPEPMKRVVGLMHRQVIKAHAEGLYFKVSTLIIFRRILDKQHVLPAAPSSRDLITLITYILRKFFKHVEKEPFTLVEALSSKSRGKWKTVGGGSDDDDDEMAGQRGRIKEKMGPVELQFIKKHKFSWSQQMSIAFAIIWGDGHGYLIKWIVEVLEQVLAAKQEIVLTTDGGINGDEDEEDEDGNARVRRFGRPSDEAISKFTQFDLQPEESEQITAVTSNPHFRLMLKLLSFDLPPPPMELDFEEDVSSEELALAREKSDSAWFLPANVLPSDIEASIGALKQYMEEPPTLDDDPKKLLRRKARATRRRRRSPSVESYDSETGEVRPGHQHKKNPRQKRAKKAVETQNYKSAAFIEDSDDEDPEATRRFFENEERLRREMDELAAQGGHPMMERGVKRKRGKKNGKGAISDTPPPSQRGNDRET